The Pseudomonas sp. LFM046 region CCGTCGAGGCCGTCGAGCACCTCGAGCATTCCGCCTGGGCCGCTCTGCGGCAGGTGGCCCATCTCGCTGCCGAGCTTGTCGCCCACCTCGCAGTGGCGCATTTCGTCGTCGCGCCAGAGCGTGCCGTCCACCAGCACGCAGTCGGCGCGGCGCATCCAGCCAAGCAGTGCCTCATCCACCTGTCCGAGGCCGGGGGCGTAGAACAGGCGTCCGCCGGTGTTCAGGTCCTCGATGAACAGGCCGATGTTGTCGCCCGGGTGCGGGTTGCCCCGGTGCGGCGAATACGGCGGCGCGCTGCTGCGCAAGGGAATGGCGGTGAATTGCAGGCCCGGACAGGCAGGAATCTCGAAGGCCGGGCTGGCGAGGTCGATGCGCTGCCAATCCAGGCCACCATTCCAGTGCTGGAGCATGGTGAACAGCGGGAAACCGCTGGTGAGGTCCTGGTGGACCATGTCGGTGCACCAGACGCTGTGCGGGCAGCCCTCGCGCAGGCTGAGCAGGCCGGTGACGTGGTCGATCTGGCTGTCCAGCAGGATGATCGCGGAGATGCCGGTGTCCCGCACCCGGCGCGCCGGTTGCAGCGGCGGGAAGGCCTCCAGCTGGGCACGAATGTCGGGCGAGGCATTGCACAGCACCCAGTCGATGCCGTTGGCGCTGAGGGCGATGGAGGACTGGGTACGCGGCTGGGCGCGCACCTTGCCACTGCGCACGCCCCGGCAGTTGCGGCAGTTGCAGTTCCACTGGGGGAAGCCGCCACCGGCGGCCGAGCCGAGAATCTGGATATGCATGGGATGGGCCCTGGGCGGGGGCCCCGGCACAGGGCCGGGGCGATGCGGATCAGCGGTTGGCGAAGTACAGGGTGACTTCGAAACCAATGCGCAGATCGGTAAAGGCGGGTTTAGTCCACATGGAGCCATCCTCTTGTTATGACGCCGGAGGATTCCGGCAAGTCCAGTTAACCACTGGGCCGGAGGGGCCCGAATGGTACTTTCGGAGGAGATTCGCTCGTGAATTGGTAGGGGCCGCGAAATGGGTTGGCATGATGATTTGTGGGGACGAACTCATTCGCTGCGCAGACTACCAACTGCCGCATAGGTCCCTCGTAGGATGGGTCGGGCGGCGTTCCGCGAGCTTGCGATACCCATCACCCTGTCCGCATGGGTATCGCTCCGCTCCACCCATCCTACGAAAGGCACAGTGAATGAAATCACCCCCGAAAAAAGAAAAACGCGGCCGAGGCCGCGTCGCGATAAAGCCCTGCAGGGTATGGGATGGAGGTGCGCAGTTCCCGCTGACAGGGCGCCATCGGCAAAGGCAGTGTGGCGCCCGTCCGGCGCGCCGCACTGGTCGACAATGGATCAGAAGAAGCCCAGCGGGTTGATGTCGTAGCTGACCAGCAGGTTCTTGGTCTGCTGGTAGTGGTCGAGCATCATCTTGTGGGTTTCGCGGCCGACACCGGACTTCTTGTAGCCGCCGAAGGCGGCGTGCGCCGGGTACAGGTGGTAGCAGTTGGTCCACACGCGGCCGGCCTTGATGCCACGGCCCATGCGGTAGGCGCGGTTGATGTCGCGGGTCCACAGGCCGGCGCCGAGGCCGAACTCGGTGTCGTTGGCGATCGCCAGGGCTTCGGCTTCGTCCTTGAAGGTGGTGACGCCCACCACCGGGCCGAAGATTTCTTCCTGGAACACGCGCATCTTGTTGTGGCCCTTCAGCAGGGTCGGCTGGATGTAGTAGCCGGTCGCCAGGCTGCCCTCCAGCTTCTCCACGGCGCCGCCGGTGAGCACTTCCGCGCCTTCCTGCTGGGCGATGTCGAGGTAGGAGAGGATCTTCTCGAACTGCTGCTGCGAGGCCTGGGCGCCGACCATGGTCTCGGTGTCCAGCGGGTCGCCGCGCTTGATGGCTTTGACCTTCTTCATCACCTCGGCCATGAACGCCGGGTAGATGGATTCCTGCACCAGCGCGCGGGACGGGCAGGTGCACACCTCGCCCTGGTTGAAGAACGCCAGCACCAGGCCTTCGGCGGCCTTTTCGATGAAGGCCGGCTCGGCCTGCATGATGTCTTCGAAGTAGATGTTCGGGCTCTTGCCGCCCAGCTCGACGGTGGAGGGGATGATGTTCTCCGCGGCGCACTTGAGGATGTGCGAGCCCACCGGGGTGGAGCCGGTGAAGGCGATCTTGGCGATGCGCTTGCTGGTGGCCAGCGCTTCGCCGGCCTCCTTGCCGAAGCCTTGCACCACGTTGAGCACGCCGGCCGGCAGCAGGTCGCCGATCAGCTCCATCAGTACGGCGATGCCCAGCGGGGTCTGCTCGGCGGGTTTGAGCACGATGCAGTTGCCGGCGGCCAGGGCCGGGGCCAGCTTCCAGGCGGCCATCAGCAGCGGGAAGTTCCACGGGATGATCTGCCCGACCACGCCCAGCGGCTCATGGATGTGGTAGGCGACGGTGTTCTCGTTGATCTCGGCGGCGCCGCCTTCCTGGGCGCGGATGCAGCCGGCGAAGTAACGGAAGTGGTCGGCGGCCAGGGGGATGTCGGCGTTCAGGGTTTCGCGCACGGCCTTGCCGTTGTCCCAGGTCTCGGTGACGGCGAGCACTTCCAGGTTCTGTTCGATGCGGTCGGCGATCTTCAGCAGGATGTTCGCGCGGTCCTGCACCGAGGTACGACCCCAGGCATCGGCGGCGGCATGGGCGGCGTCCAGCGCCTTCTCGACGTCTTCGGCGGTGGAACGGGGGAATTCGGCGATCGGCTGGCCATTCACCGGAGAGGTGTTGGTGAAGTACTGGCCTTTGACCGGGGCGACGAACTCGCCGCCGATGAAGTTGCCGTAACGCGGCTTGAAGCTGACGACGGCGCCCGGAGTGCCTGGTTGTGCGTAGATCATGGCGTTGCTCTCTCTGGTCGGTGCCTGCCCGGTTGGGCAGGTTGTGGACCGATCTTAGTCAGCGCCTGCCGCCCCCCGGTATGCGCCCATGGGAGCGAGGCTCTCGTCATTTGGTAGTAGTCGACTCGCGCTCAGGCCCGTGCCAGAGCGGCCCTGCGCGAAGCCTGGGTCGCCGGTGCAGCGGCCTGTTCCGGCCGGTAGCCCAGGCGCAGGCCGCCCCAGTGGCGACCCTGGACGACGATGGGCACCGACAGGTCGTGCATCAACTCGCCGGTATCGCGGGTGTAGGTCTGCAGCAGCAGCGGCTGCTGGTGACTGCCGCAGCGGATGCCGGTGCGGTCGTTGAACATGCGCTTGCTGCGGCTGCGGGCCATGTCCTGCTCGCGATTCCCCGTGGGCGCCTGGCTGAAGGCCAGGTTGTGGGTCGGCACATAGCCTTCCTGGGTGCAGGCGATGGCGAATACCAGCCCCTCGTGCTGCTTGAGCAAGGGTTCCTGGATATCCGGCAGGACCTGGTCGGTGTAGCGGTCGAAGCGCGAGCCGTACTTCTGCGGGTAAGTGCCGGGCACCACCTGCAAACGCCGGTCGAACAGGTCGTCGAGGCTGATTCGTCCGTCCTGCACATCC contains the following coding sequences:
- the pqqB gene encoding pyrroloquinoline quinone biosynthesis protein PqqB, with the translated sequence MHIQILGSAAGGGFPQWNCNCRNCRGVRSGKVRAQPRTQSSIALSANGIDWVLCNASPDIRAQLEAFPPLQPARRVRDTGISAIILLDSQIDHVTGLLSLREGCPHSVWCTDMVHQDLTSGFPLFTMLQHWNGGLDWQRIDLASPAFEIPACPGLQFTAIPLRSSAPPYSPHRGNPHPGDNIGLFIEDLNTGGRLFYAPGLGQVDEALLGWMRRADCVLVDGTLWRDDEMRHCEVGDKLGSEMGHLPQSGPGGMLEVLDGLDGPRKVLIHINNTNPILDVDSAERAELGRHDIEVAWDGMSIEL
- the pqqA gene encoding pyrroloquinoline quinone precursor peptide PqqA, which encodes MWTKPAFTDLRIGFEVTLYFANR
- a CDS encoding aldehyde dehydrogenase family protein, whose protein sequence is MIYAQPGTPGAVVSFKPRYGNFIGGEFVAPVKGQYFTNTSPVNGQPIAEFPRSTAEDVEKALDAAHAAADAWGRTSVQDRANILLKIADRIEQNLEVLAVTETWDNGKAVRETLNADIPLAADHFRYFAGCIRAQEGGAAEINENTVAYHIHEPLGVVGQIIPWNFPLLMAAWKLAPALAAGNCIVLKPAEQTPLGIAVLMELIGDLLPAGVLNVVQGFGKEAGEALATSKRIAKIAFTGSTPVGSHILKCAAENIIPSTVELGGKSPNIYFEDIMQAEPAFIEKAAEGLVLAFFNQGEVCTCPSRALVQESIYPAFMAEVMKKVKAIKRGDPLDTETMVGAQASQQQFEKILSYLDIAQQEGAEVLTGGAVEKLEGSLATGYYIQPTLLKGHNKMRVFQEEIFGPVVGVTTFKDEAEALAIANDTEFGLGAGLWTRDINRAYRMGRGIKAGRVWTNCYHLYPAHAAFGGYKKSGVGRETHKMMLDHYQQTKNLLVSYDINPLGFF